A genomic segment from Anopheles maculipalpis chromosome X, idAnoMacuDA_375_x, whole genome shotgun sequence encodes:
- the LOC126559037 gene encoding carbonic anhydrase-related protein 10: MSVMHPRIFLNVCFLLVLGYEIEASWEEWWTYDGISGPAFWGLINPQWNMCNKGRRQSPINVEPEKLLFDPYLRSLHIDKHKISGTLHNTGQSLVFRVEKDTKQHVNISSGPLAYRYQFEEIYFHYGTDNNQGSEHHIHGYSFPGEIQLYGFNKELYHNMSEAQHKAQGIVGISLMLQIGDTPNPELRIITSAFNKVLYKGSSTPIRHISLRSLLPNTEQYMTYEGSTTHPGCWESTVWIILNKPIYITKQELYALRKLMQGSEQTPKAPLGNNARPLQALHHRTVRTNIDFANTGVSKTQSCPTMYKDMYYKANRWTSEISARGRERGLPDIESVFHSLP; this comes from the exons aaATCGAAGCCAGCTGGGAAGAATGGTGGACATACGACGGAATTTCAG GGCCCGCCTTCTGGGGACTAATCAACCCACAGTGGAACATGTGCAACAAGGGGCGCCGCCAGTCACCGATTAATGTGGAACCGGAGAAGCTACTATTTGATCCTTACCTTCGATCACTACACATCGACAAGCACAAG ATATCGGGCACGCTGCACAATACCGGCCAATCGTTGGTCTTCCGGGTGGAGAAGGACACCAAACAGCATGTAAATATTTCCAGCGGCCCACTCGCCTACCGGTACCAGTTCGAGGAAATCTACTTCCACTACGGTACGGACAACAATCAGGGTTCGGAGCATCACATCCACGGGTACAGCTTCCCCGGCGAG ATTCAGCTGTACGGTTTCAACAAGGAGCTGTACCACAACATGTCCGAGGCACAGCACAAGGCCCAGGGCATCGTCGGCATTTCGCTAATGCTGCAGATTGGCGATACGCCTAATCCGGAGCTGCGGATAATTACCAGCGCCTTCAATAAAGTCCTGTACAAAG GATCTTCCACGCCGATCCGGCACATCTCGTTGCGTTCGCTGCTGCCGAACACGGAACAGTACATGACGTACGAGGGTTCGACCACACATCCCGGCTGCTGGGAAAGCACGGTTTGGATTATCCTCAATAAGCCCATCTACATCACCAAGCAGGAG CTGTACGCGCTGCGAAAGCTGATGCAGGGCTCGGAGCAAACGCCCAAAGCACCGCTGGGCAACAATGCACGGCCGCTTCAAGCATTGCATCACCGTACCGTGCGGACCAACATCGACTTTGCCAACACGGGCGTAAGCAAG ACGCAAAGCTGCCCAACGATGTACAAAGATATGTACTACAAGGCGAACCGATGGACGTCCGAGATATCGGCCCGTGGCCGCGAACGAGGGCTTCCCGACATAGAGAGTGTGTTTCATTCGCTTCCATAG